The genomic region GCTGTTCCTAAAATAGAAGACAGTTGTAATAAGGGTAGGTGTAAGACATTGAAATCATTTGATGAACATCAGGATCCTATTCACCAGCTGGCAATTAAAGGCTCCTTGAATCCGACAGCTGAAATCATTGATTCTCTCCATCTCAACGCCAAATTTTTCAAGATGGGTTTTGAACATCTTTTTCgtattaaataatttacaagAAGAAATTGAGCTTGCTGATGCCTTAACCTCGTGAGGAATTTATGAGGAAACTGACAAGATTAATGACTTTCCACATATAGCCAcaagaatttaatttaattcttttttctttgtcaaatTGTAAGcaaattgaattgaatggtAAGCGGGGGAGGAAAACAAGGATTAGTGGTAAAAAAACAGAACACCTAAACCCACCAAAAAATGTTTCCCTGAACTTATGGGGAGGTTCTTATTTGTCCCAATACATCTAGAGATTACTCCATTGCCTTGGCAAGTTTTACAATGGGATTGCCTTGAGACATGCAAACATGTAGAATGTGTCATGGCTTTTTGAGGCAAATTTGCCACAGATAGCGACCCGATTTTCagccaaacaaaaaaaagatggTGACTAGGATATGGATGCCTTCAAACGTAGACCTTATCCGATTTCCTAGTCGTATGAGAAAGCTAATAAATTCAAGACCATAAGGAGTTGATAATGACAAATCTTGGAAGGCAGGAACAGGAggagaaataaaatataaccataaataaacaaatacaGGTCAAGATTATCCAGTACTTACATATCTATCGCCAAATATTATCAATAAAGAttgctatttttttattataaaatgtaAATCAGGGATATCAAACaggcatatatatatgtgtatgtgCTCCCTCCATGAGGACCACATGGGATATAGGGTTTTCAGAACTCAGATCTTGTTCTTGCAATCCAAATGGGTGAAGAAGCAAGCCAAATATTTCAAGATATGAATCTGAAGAAAATGGATGGCAATGACGCTTGGTGCAGTAAGCTGACGATCATGGTAGGAGGTAATAATGAAACAATGGACTCCATATCCATTGAATCCTCCTTTGAAAATTCAGAAAACTCCATTTCTTCAATATCTTCATCAGACTTGGTTGAGGATGCAGCTTCTGCAACGTCATCATCGTCATCATCTTTATCATCCAATGGGCCTCTCTATGAGTTGTCCGAGCTCATGGCTCAACTACCTATCAGGTACGCAATATGATCTTTTTCTCCTCTCTTCTCCCTCTCCAAATTATGCAGAAAGCAAAAAGATTGAGATCAGTGGGCTTGTTTGAAACATGCAGGAGAGGTCTTTCTAAACATTATCAAGGGAAGTCTCAATCTTTCACATCTCTAGCAAGGGTGAGGAGCATAGAAGACCTTCCAAAGAAAGTGATTCCTTATAGAGTTAAAATGAAGTCATGCAAGAGCCATGGATGGGGACTAGATGCTCACAACAACAAGTCATATAGCCCTAAAGCTACGATATCAAAGAAAAGTTCGCGGGGTTGCTCTAACGTCTTCTCTCGGTAAGAGAAGTATTAGTACTTTCGTGATTAGTGAGTGATTGTAAACCTTCCATCTCCCATTGCACAACAACTTTCTAATGTGCACAGGATGGGTTTTTGAATGTATAGCTTTTTGATGTCATGAAAGCAACTATTGAGCTCATCATTTCGGAGGATTCTTTTTACAAATCGTCTTCACACacagagagaaagaaagacaaaTGGGATATGAAACATGAATAACGGAAGCTGTAATTCAAGCGAGCTATTGAGTTGTTGTTGTTGGCTGGCAGGCAGGCAGCATCGAGGATTTTTGGGGAGCAATTAATTTAGCAATTACCTTCTGTTATGATGAAATACCATCGTCTGAAACTAAAAGCATGATGAATCAATGGCATTTTCATTTATGCAGGACGAGATAGAGAAGAAAAACCAGCGttgtttaaaaatatttttaagttttgaatgAATCAAATTCAGTCGCTGatacaaaagaaaactttGTCAATGGAATTCCTCTTCAAACTAAAATCGAGAAGGAATAGAATCCATGAATTCACAAAGAGTTGGCATCACGGACAAAAAGTTGTATTTGGCATGGACACAATATCAGAATAATCCAAAATCCCACCttctcaataataaaataagggCACTCCTCCATTGACAATAAGAATGGATTACAGTAAAGATGGATATCAGCTCTTTATGTTGTGAAAAGGATTTGaactttaaatcaattttttttaagacaagtttttgcctttttctcttttgaagGCCACTTCAATGGAGACAGGTATCCCTCCTGCCTGTTGTCAGAGAATTAAACCGATAAAAAGTGCTGTTCCTGTTTTAATTAGGCAGAGATATCCATTAATTTCATTGAGGACGGTATAGAGGCTTACTGTACAAATGCCTTAAGTGGGAAGGATTAAAGCCGGCGTCTTTTTCAGAAACTAAGCAGCTAAATgtccaaaaaaatattacgTGCACAATCAAAATTCTCCAAATAAATAACTAATATGATCTGTGTACAATTGTGGAGGTTGAGgatatatgaatttttttccctttctcaAGAGGTTGTAGGTTTACACAATATTATATCTTGTAAATTGGTGTGATTCCCAGGAGATTGAAACACTTTCTCATGACCACAGCAGTTGCTTCACATAACAATAGTCGGCCCGTTTCCATATCTGACCCGATAACCTGGCCAATTTATCAACCAGAAGTTACATGATAAGGCTAGCAACAGTTAAATCTGCATGCGTACGCTTTTGTTCATGACTTCTATGCACATGCCACAAtgttttttacaaaaaattggGGCTGCTATAAAATTTTCTGAATTTCGAGATAGGGTATGTAGTGGTAGAAACCGCTGTCCTCTAAAGCTAGTTTGTTCTGCGCTCTTTTAAGGGCAGCAGGTAACAATCAAACCACCAACATTACACTACCAAGAAACTGTAAATTCGATTACAGATCATACCTTGCACTCGGGGTTGCTATAAAATTTCGAGAAGATTTCTGATAAATTATAGAGGTAGTCACACAAAACATTTGGTAACAGATTGGTACAGGCCTCTTCAACAACCTGAAGTTAGATAAAATGTGTCAAACCAACCCTGGGTCAAGAAGCAAGGAATTGATTGGATTTGAGTTCTTACCTCGACAAACTGTAGCAAATGAAGCCCCAAATCACGCTCATCCTTGTGCCCCAATACTACTGTCCCCTTCTGTTAGAAATGAACAGATACAAAAAGGCAGAAGTTACAGACATTGAATCTGCTACAAACGAGTAACGCTACTAGCCTTATGAGAGCATACATAAATAGCTGCCCCTCCAATTTTTAAGTGAAAGATCAAGATTTAAAACCCATATGTAGATAACATTGCAAAATATATTCCACACCGTCCAAAGATACAAAACTACAGAAAGCCTCAATTCTTTCTGCAAAAAGAACTGGTCGTTCTTTTGATGTCAATACAGGTTGGATGCACAATAACAAGTGGTGCAAATGCAACTAACAGTTTAAGGAAGCTACAGCTTCAGGTTAAGAGGGAACTTACATTCTTCAGTTCCTCAATGTCTTTACCAGATCTCCTGATGATTGAACAGATTCGAGCATGAGCATACAGCAAATAAACAGCAGTGTTGCCCTGTcacaaaaaatttttagaagGCAAGAATCAGATGCTAAGGGTGATTGTAGTGATATAGAACAGTAACGACATTAGCAGAATTAGGACCAGTCAGCAAACGacaatcaaaagaaaaaggggaatAAAACATAAGAACCCTTcagcaaaaaaaatttcattagaAACACAAAATGATGAAACAATATAGCTTCCCAAAATCTACAGtcaaaaagcaagaaaattgtTTAGGCACCTTATCGTTAAGCATCTGGTCAAAATTAAATGTGTAATTGGTCAATCTGTTGTTCTTCAAGTCAGCATACCTGTAATCAGAATTCAAGAATATTAATACGATACCAACATGGAACAAGAAATACAGAGAACGTAGGAATAGCAGTAAGAGAAACAAGTTTATATCATGATAAGCAGCTTACTTTACAGCACCATAACCAACTGCCTCAGCAGTACTCTCAATCTCCTCCTCAGTCCATTCTTCACCCTTACCTGATCAGCACCCAAGCAGCAATTTCAGATACAAGAAGTTTGACAACAGCTAGAACTTGCATTAACACATACATCACAAATAGTTTTACAAACATAAAGAACTCAAAGAGAGCTGAGAAACATTTGTGACAACAGAGATAAGGTTCAATACTATACCACGCTCAATAAGTGCTGCTTTGCTTCGACTCTTGGCTTCATCAAGTAGATCAACTAATCGAACTACTTCAGTGTTACGGGTTCGAAAACGCTTGCCATCTTCTCCAAGAACAAGGCCAAAACCAACATGGCTAGTTTTGGGATATGAACCATCACCGTGTGGAAGCCACCCTGCACGTTTGGCAGCCTGAAAAGAAACGAAAATAATGTCAGGCCTATAGCTAGAGGTCAAAAGTTGGAACAGCACTTTATGAACCTTAATTTGTAGTATTCCACATGCATCAATCTAGTAGTTGTACGTAATTAGAATAAAGGGAAGTTTCACTTCATTaatacaatatttttaaaaattctcataaaaaaattaaggaaacaGCTTTGAGTACATACTTTGAAGACCATATCAAAATGCTGCTGCTGGCCTACATCTGTTACATATATTATCCAAGCAGCTTTCTCCTCATTGAGGCGATACCTACAAATTGAAGTAAAAAGATAGATGCAAATATGCTGATTAATTCTTATGCCTAGGCTAACATTTTCCACATCAACACAGCAAAGCAGTAAACTTTATAAAACAAATGCCATAATCAGTAAAACAGTAAACTCCTCAAAGCAAATTGGCCTAAGATTAACAAGTACCCCAGGAGATCAacatggaaaagaaaacaatagCAATGAACCATCTAAGTTTACATACTtcagaatttttaaaaaaccaGCTGCCACTCTGTAATGTTAGCCACTCTAATTTTGGTTGTGCAACAAATCTGACACACTCACATATTCTGCAAGAGACGCAAAACAGCAATGAAGGCTTATAAAATCATATTCAAGGAAGAAAACTTACCAAAGAGCAGCCAGATCAGTTGATGCATAGTTGAAACCACCGTCACTCTTCACCACAATAAGAGGTATATTAACACCTTCAATAAAGATCACACGAGCTCCCTGACTTTCCTCTACTAATCCTTGTTTGGTCAATGCCTCTATAACCTCAGGAATGTAGGGATTATAAAAGCTCTCCCCCTGTCAACAAGGAAATACTCATAAACATGTAAATTCGGAGCACATTTGCAATATAAACAGAACTTGGTAGTTTACACAAATTTAATGAGGTTATAGAAATCTCGCATTCAGCAAAAAGATATATTCCTCCACTATCACTAGCTCAGTAGAAAGTCATGTAATTATGTATAATTGCATTTGTGTAAGCATGTAATTGTGTATAATTGCATTTGTGTAATCTTTGCGgtgattatatatatgttcaaTAAACATGAATATTTACAGTTTGTACAAGATTGAAgatgattatataaataggcccAAAATATAAACACAACGTAAAAGTAAATCATAAGGAAAGAGATTTCCAATGACCAATGAATGTTATACAGAGAATTTCATATAAAGCTGCACCTGAAAAATTGCCAAGCTGGCCTCAGTATCATCAATACATAGAGCTTTAGGCAGagaaattactttttcttCTAGATGAACTCCAAGCCGCTGATAGACCTTATGAAATTCATTCCGGCTGATTTCACATATCTGTGCCCATGCCCTACGATACTTGTCTTCTCCACCCTGGAAATGAGTTTAAGAATAGCAAATGTTGCAGAGAGAAATTCAACTATTAATGAATCCAAGTACATTCAGAGAAATCAATCCCACTAATATTTTTacaaaatcaatattttaCCTGAAGGCGCACCACTGCCTGTTGGGCTTTCTCCTTGAATGCAGGATCAGCATCAAATCTCTGCTTTGATGCTTTATAAAATGCCTAAAAAAGTCAACCTCAAGTTAGAATTACACAATCACTCGACTTTGAAAATCAGTATGCCATCTTTTTCATTCATAAATAAACTAATGTATGAAGAACCATCAAATACGTTAAAATGATATTATCTCATACtaataagaaacaaaaaaatgagcTATTGATGCCACATAAGCAATCTATTTGTGTTTGGGGGGAAATataagataaagaaaagaattacTATTGAGTTCCAATATGGATTAATATGATATGCATAAAAAGAGCAATTTTCAATGCTTATTCAAGATATATTGcttaattagaaataaaacttATTGAATGAACATTAATAAAAGTTAACATTCATAGCAAACTTCATTGATACTTTATCTTGTAAAAAGGCATTGCCTCTAAAACAAAACACacacagaaaagaaaaagaaagtgaatCAACAATTATTTGCTCAGTCCACGCTAGCAATGCTTTGCATATTTCTCCTTCAGcttcaaaattcaaaggaaTTTGATAGTTTGCACTCACCTGTAGATCTCCAATGGCAGTTTCATTAGCATCTTCAAAGTTTGGAAATTTTTCAAACAGAAACTCAATCAGCATGCCAAACTGCAAGACAAATAGGAAAGTTATAAAAATTGTTACTCACGGATACATTGTGAAGAGATATATAAACGTCTCCTTCAACAGTGGCagactttaaaagaaattaagggTTAATGCATATGGCAAGACTACAATAAGATGAAGGACTACAGTCCATTTCAATCATGAACAGCATCCAAGAATAGATACAAACTTCAGAATAAGATGAATGCTAAAGCCCTTATCGAGCATGAACAAGAATCCATGCTTTCTATGCACAATTCAGAACCAACACCTACCTGTGTCCCCCAGTCACCAACATGGTTTCGCCGAAGTACTTCAACTTTTGAAAATTCAAGCATGCGGGCAAGTGTGTCACCAATAATAGTAGACCTCAAGTGACCAACGTGCATTTCTTTTGCTATATTAGGGGATGAAAAGTCGACAACTGCCCTTTTGACGGGTGGCATTGGTGCCCATGTATCAATACCTTCAATTAGCATCTTTTGAATGCTCTGtcaaaacaacaaaacagCCACACTATCTTAGAAGACTAATCCAATAACTACAACAAGAAAAGCCCAATTAAGCTCAATAAAAGCAAATGAAAACTATTCATGGAGGTAAGAATAGTGGAACATGCGAACCACCTTAGCCATCCAATTCTTTGACAATACCACATTTACAAATCCAGGACCAGCTACGGAGCATGATTCTATCATTTCAGAGGTTGGGAGATTATTCTTGATAGCCTAACAAAAGAAACAAGTAAATGAAAGAGGAAACTAAAGATTATCTATTGAATCAAAGTATGATACTGAAAACATGTACAATCAAATAATTCCCACCTCTCCAACTGCTGGAGGCCCACGAAATTGAGTACCCTTCCCTTTAATTTTAGACCACAGGCCCATGGCATTGTTACTGCACCAAAGAAATTCCCGATTCGAAATAGAAAAGCAGTCCATAACAAAGGTTGAATTTAGTTAAACTTACTTCTAAGTTCGAATGACAAATAACCTGTCATTTCATAACGAAATAAAAACACCATCTTAGGCATATGTATTGTTGCAATAAAAGAACTTATACAATACCATTGGTAATCTCCAAACTTCCCAGTGCAGGCAGCTACCAATGGCTCTACATCTGGCTCATTAGGGACAGTTACTTTAAGCGAAGCTTCAAATAATTTTGCTAACTGCACCTTCACATTGCCCACACATTCATCCTCTCCCTAACGCgcagtttaaaataaaataatcagtACCCTTAATCTAGCAAAATACAATTAAAACATACAAATAAGTAATGCACAAACTTTCAGTTGAATGAACTTACAGTTGCCATTGTCGTTATTGACTGCGTCTTCGCTGCCCAAGCAAGTCTTCTAGATGTCACTCTCAATAAATCTGTCTAATTTTTGggattatcaaaataaaatcattacgGATGCTCAAccaattttgaatttaaaaaaaattctaaaaaaaaaagccaaacGAAGTGAAATTGTTTActcaaaaaaatgaaaaattcaattaagtgAAGTCTCAATATTACATGGAAGATAGAACTGGTCCTATTTAACACCTTCCTTAATGCATTGCGACAAGAGGGTAAAATGTTTTTCCACTAAGAACAattacaacaacaaaaaatgaaaaactgaTGTTTAATTTTACCTCTCTTCTAActgattttattttcaaaaatataaaacaagaATAAATGAAACTGAAGCTTCCATCTTAAAACATGCGTCAGAAAatccaccaaaaaaaaataaaagaaaggaacTACACAAATAGTATGGAAAATTTTGCATTGGATGTGAGAAGAAGCAGAAGCAAGAAAGAAAGGTGACGGCAGTAAATCAGCGAGTGCTTAAACGAGTAGAGTTAAAAGAGGAAGTGAGAAGAGTGAAAGAGTACTGACCAGAGACGGTGATGGAAGGAGAGAAGTGGAAATGAGAGAGGCGATtgaaggaaagaaattgaGAAGGCGATGCCGGCGGCACTAAAAGGGTTAAGGATGCCAGCatagctttttctttcttcttttcaatatttttatttatagcAACCCGAAATGAAAAACCCTTTGCGTCCTTTGCCTTACCCGCCCCACCCTCCCTTCCCCTTTCGTTGCCTCCTCCTCCCTCCAATGCTTTGGTGTGCGTGCGTCTAATgtggtcttttttttttggggtttttttactataatttttcctcAATTTTTATCGTTCGTTAATTTTGGCCAATGAAATCGTGTCACGTCAGCTATTGAATAGCAAGGACCCAATAACAAAATTAGGACCTTATTGGAGTTGCACTTGTATGcatataaaattatagaaaacTATTTAATAAAGCTTTTAAATTTCAGCACGGTTAAAGATTATATTTaaacatattaataaaataaaataatgaataccagaatataaataacattttaaatttaaaatttaatcaatgatatataaaaatataatcttCATCGTTAGAAcgtttaaattgaaaaaaataaatataaaatgaaattcgATACACAAAGATTACAATAAAAAGAACACACATGAAGACACGAAATTgtgcatatatataaaaaatattacaaaaatttataaaatatattattaatgaactttttaagtatatttaaaaatattaatataataaataaataagatatttaataatattttaattgtactTGTAGAGTTTATAAACTCCATTGACACtacatataaataataattttaaaattattgataAATGGTTTTAAGAGGTGACAAATCATAAATTACAAACCTATTTTAGAATGTTGTATCATGTATCCAATCCAACCACACCAAAATTTTACTAGAAAAGTTAATCTTTCCAGATTAATACAAAACAACTTGAATAACAAAAGAACCCATCACACACatgagtatttaatttattgtttaatgtataatttttatctaaaaagTAAAGTTCGAAtcctcatttttttaattaaaaaaaaatctatcacAATATAATTATTGTCCAATTATATAACCATAAAATATAGTGAAATATGaaccaaaatatatatagtgaGTTTAATCAATTAACCTAAATCTCAACCTTCATTGATTTTTCCAATGGCCTGAATTTAACTAAAGTccataatgaaaaattaaatttgaattgacCCGTCCAATTGTCGATGTGAGTAAGAGCATTTAGCATTGTTAATACTCTTATAAAACTATGGCTTCATGTGCATGTAAA from Theobroma cacao cultivar B97-61/B2 chromosome 9, Criollo_cocoa_genome_V2, whole genome shotgun sequence harbors:
- the LOC18588494 gene encoding arginine--tRNA ligase, cytoplasmic, whose protein sequence is MLASLTLLVPPASPSQFLSFNRLSHFHFSPSITVSDLLRVTSRRLAWAAKTQSITTMATGEDECVGNVKVQLAKLFEASLKVTVPNEPDVEPLVAACTGKFGDYQCNNAMGLWSKIKGKGTQFRGPPAVGEAIKNNLPTSEMIESCSVAGPGFVNVVLSKNWMAKSIQKMLIEGIDTWAPMPPVKRAVVDFSSPNIAKEMHVGHLRSTIIGDTLARMLEFSKVEVLRRNHVGDWGTQFGMLIEFLFEKFPNFEDANETAIGDLQAFYKASKQRFDADPAFKEKAQQAVVRLQGGEDKYRRAWAQICEISRNEFHKVYQRLGVHLEEKGESFYNPYIPEVIEALTKQGLVEESQGARVIFIEGVNIPLIVVKSDGGFNYASTDLAALWYRLNEEKAAWIIYVTDVGQQQHFDMVFKAAKRAGWLPHGDGSYPKTSHVGFGLVLGEDGKRFRTRNTEVVRLVDLLDEAKSRSKAALIERGKGEEWTEEEIESTAEAVGYGAVKYADLKNNRLTNYTFNFDQMLNDKGNTAVYLLYAHARICSIIRRSGKDIEELKNKGTVVLGHKDERDLGLHLLQFVEVVEEACTNLLPNVLCDYLYNLSEIFSKFYSNPECKVIGSDMETGRLLLCEATAVVMRKCFNLLGITPIYKI
- the LOC18588493 gene encoding uncharacterized protein LOC18588493, coding for MGEEASQIFQDMNLKKMDGNDAWCSKLTIMVGGNNETMDSISIESSFENSENSISSISSSDLVEDAASATSSSSSSLSSNGPLYELSELMAQLPIRRGLSKHYQGKSQSFTSLARVRSIEDLPKKVIPYRVKMKSCKSHGWGLDAHNNKSYSPKATISKKSSRGCSNVFSRFLMS